In one Massilia endophytica genomic region, the following are encoded:
- a CDS encoding LysR substrate-binding domain-containing protein: MELRQLRYFVAIVDHGSLSRAALVLHVAQPALTQQLRQLEEELGAQLLHRSAQGVHSTDAGKVFYEHALAILKQVADAKSAVTQSAERPAGAVTLGLPHSISGALALPLLTAVRERYPEITLQLTEELTGNLGEQLKSGRVNLAVLFDDGQLSSFATTPLAEEELRFICRADSPWVQGRESMTLAEALAATLILPGLQHGVRPRIESTARQAGLHTSDVIEINSIAILKSAILADMGATILPVAPVLEEVERGAMRALPIHDPAISRTVVLCASKNIPLTNAANAVSRLVAQVADTLCTSGKWLGAHTLSTARA, encoded by the coding sequence ATGGAATTGCGACAACTTCGTTACTTTGTCGCCATCGTCGATCACGGCTCGCTCTCGCGCGCGGCGCTCGTGCTGCACGTGGCCCAGCCCGCGCTAACCCAGCAGCTGCGCCAGCTCGAAGAGGAGCTTGGCGCACAGCTCCTGCACCGCAGCGCCCAAGGCGTGCACAGCACGGACGCGGGCAAGGTCTTCTATGAGCACGCCCTCGCCATCCTCAAGCAGGTGGCGGATGCCAAGTCGGCCGTGACGCAGTCCGCGGAGCGCCCAGCCGGCGCGGTCACGCTTGGCCTGCCGCACAGCATTTCCGGCGCGCTCGCCCTGCCCCTGCTCACGGCCGTGCGCGAGCGCTACCCCGAGATTACCCTGCAGCTGACGGAAGAGCTGACGGGCAATCTTGGCGAACAGCTAAAGTCCGGCCGCGTCAACCTGGCCGTGCTGTTTGATGACGGGCAACTCTCGAGCTTCGCCACCACGCCGCTGGCGGAGGAGGAGCTGCGCTTCATCTGCCGCGCCGACTCCCCTTGGGTGCAGGGGCGCGAGAGCATGACCCTGGCCGAGGCGCTGGCCGCCACGCTGATCCTGCCCGGCCTGCAGCACGGCGTGCGGCCGCGCATCGAGAGCACAGCACGCCAGGCCGGGCTGCATACTTCCGACGTCATCGAGATCAATTCCATCGCCATCCTGAAATCCGCCATCCTCGCGGACATGGGCGCCACCATCCTGCCTGTGGCTCCAGTGCTGGAGGAAGTGGAGCGCGGCGCCATGCGCGCGCTGCCGATTCACGATCCCGCGATCTCGCGCACGGTGGTGCTGTGCGCGTCGAAGAACATTCCGCTGACGAATGCGGCCAATGCCGTGAGCCGCCTCGTTGCGCAAGTGGCGGATACGCTGTGCACCAGCGGCAAATGGCTGGGGGCCCACACCCTCAGCACTGCCCGAGCGTAG
- a CDS encoding cation:dicarboxylate symporter family transporter encodes MRFYRRPFLVLAATVGAGLLFGLADPAAAVQMKPLSDGFVRLLAWLMNPLVFCMLASGAASMARGRKLSRLAASALLYFLFMSLLSLGAGLLAGAVLQPGAGFDADHAQPTSVAGADAAPRGAFGFLLGVPALHVNNLYLLLAAVPAGLLLGRAGARGQPVLAWIERGRSMLFAAVGWLLRLAPLAAFGAMSYTVGRYGTLALMPLLKFIVAINASSILFVVLAMGAVARIVGLPLLRYLRYIRTELYLVFFTSSSLAALAPLSEKLERLGCPRPVTGVVLPFSYSLNLAGTSLYIALALLFLAQAAHVQLGWQDLAMLFGIALLTSKGAVGIAGSGITTLAATVAVLQIVPVDMVALLLGIDRTMKCRALTNVIGHGLACVVCAARERSLDREAMAATLGQC; translated from the coding sequence ATGCGCTTCTATCGCCGTCCCTTCCTCGTTCTCGCCGCCACTGTTGGCGCAGGCCTGCTGTTCGGCCTCGCCGATCCTGCCGCTGCAGTGCAGATGAAGCCATTGAGCGATGGCTTTGTGCGGCTGCTCGCGTGGCTCATGAACCCACTCGTCTTCTGCATGCTCGCATCGGGCGCCGCGAGCATGGCCCGGGGCCGCAAGCTGAGCAGGCTGGCGGCAAGCGCGCTGCTGTACTTCCTTTTCATGTCCCTGCTGTCGCTGGGAGCGGGGCTGCTGGCAGGCGCAGTGCTGCAGCCCGGCGCAGGATTCGATGCGGATCACGCGCAACCCACCTCGGTTGCCGGTGCGGACGCCGCACCGCGCGGCGCCTTCGGCTTCCTGCTCGGCGTGCCCGCGCTGCATGTGAACAATCTGTACCTGCTGCTGGCCGCGGTGCCTGCGGGACTGCTGCTGGGGCGCGCAGGCGCGCGCGGCCAGCCTGTGCTGGCATGGATCGAACGGGGAAGGTCGATGCTGTTTGCCGCGGTCGGATGGCTGCTGCGCCTCGCGCCGCTGGCGGCTTTCGGGGCCATGTCCTATACCGTGGGCCGTTACGGCACGCTGGCGCTGATGCCGCTGCTGAAGTTCATCGTCGCCATCAACGCCAGCTCGATCCTGTTTGTCGTACTGGCGATGGGCGCCGTGGCGCGCATCGTGGGACTGCCGCTGCTGCGCTATCTGCGATACATCCGCACGGAACTCTATCTGGTGTTCTTCACCAGTTCCTCGCTGGCGGCGCTCGCGCCGCTGTCGGAAAAGCTGGAGCGCTTGGGTTGTCCGCGTCCTGTGACCGGCGTGGTACTGCCGTTTTCCTATTCGCTCAATCTCGCGGGCACCAGCCTCTATATCGCGCTGGCGCTGCTTTTTCTTGCCCAGGCCGCGCATGTGCAGCTTGGCTGGCAGGACCTGGCCATGCTGTTCGGCATAGCGCTCCTTACCAGCAAAGGCGCCGTGGGCATCGCCGGTTCCGGCATCACCACCCTGGCTGCAACGGTCGCGGTGCTGCAGATCGTTCCCGTCGATATGGTGGCGCTGCTGCTCGGGATCGACCGCACCATGAAATGCCGTGCGCTCACCAACGTGATCGGCCACGGCCTGGCCTGCGTGGTATGCGCCGCGCGCGAGCGCAGCCTGGATCGGGAGGCAATGGCGGCTACGCTCGGGCAGTGCTGA
- a CDS encoding LysR family transcriptional regulator translates to MELRHLRYFVVVAEEGHFTRAAERLHMQQPPLSQQIRALEEELGFPLFRRHPKGAALTAGGEVFLQEARAILANVSAAAARAARANEGTEGQLSVGFTSSAAAHPLIPRVMRAYRETWPSVNVEFMERNAAELTEAVAREKLDVAFLRRPVSRPPGLQFHTLLEEELLLVLPVGHPALARHKGKGRPSIALTALRDERFILVRRNGAPGMYANLVEACVQAGFVPNVAIEVERMLTNISLVAAGAGVSAVPASMQGFHGESVVYCSIRDATSALGAPLTLVCREEGQTPTLQHFLKLSLKQARR, encoded by the coding sequence ATGGAACTGAGACACCTGCGCTACTTCGTCGTGGTGGCCGAGGAAGGCCACTTCACCCGCGCGGCGGAGCGTCTGCACATGCAGCAGCCGCCACTGAGCCAGCAGATCCGCGCATTGGAAGAGGAGCTTGGGTTTCCGCTTTTCAGGCGGCACCCCAAAGGCGCGGCGCTGACGGCGGGAGGTGAAGTGTTTCTGCAGGAGGCGCGCGCCATCCTGGCCAACGTGAGCGCGGCCGCCGCACGCGCGGCCCGTGCGAACGAGGGAACGGAAGGGCAGCTCTCGGTGGGCTTCACCAGTTCAGCGGCCGCGCATCCCCTTATCCCACGCGTGATGCGCGCCTATCGCGAAACCTGGCCTTCGGTGAACGTGGAGTTCATGGAGCGCAACGCCGCAGAGCTCACCGAAGCCGTAGCGCGCGAGAAGCTGGATGTGGCCTTCCTGCGCCGTCCCGTGAGCCGCCCGCCGGGGCTGCAGTTCCATACCCTGCTGGAAGAGGAGCTCCTGCTGGTGCTGCCCGTCGGGCATCCCGCACTGGCGAGGCACAAGGGCAAGGGGCGGCCCAGCATTGCGTTGACGGCGCTGCGCGACGAACGCTTCATCCTCGTGCGCCGCAATGGCGCGCCGGGCATGTACGCAAATCTCGTGGAGGCCTGCGTGCAGGCAGGCTTCGTGCCCAACGTGGCGATCGAAGTGGAGCGCATGCTGACCAATATCAGCCTTGTGGCGGCAGGCGCAGGCGTTTCCGCCGTGCCCGCGTCGATGCAGGGCTTCCACGGCGAGAGCGTGGTGTATTGCAGCATCCGCGATGCGACATCGGCCCTCGGCGCGCCTCTCACCCTTGTCTGCCGCGAGGAAGGCCAGACGCCGACACTGCAGCACTTCCTCAAGCTCAGCCTGAAGCAGGCAAGGCGCTGA
- a CDS encoding alpha/beta hydrolase: protein MHNWIRRAACAVLALSAAPLWAQAITPCPADLGPIAQCYRGTDANGANYWIAMPRQWNGVLVVHAHGGPRLSAATNDNNVEDLERFAINVKQGFAWAGSAYRRPGYGVRMAAEDTENLRQFFLKRFGKPRRTILHGQSWGGNVAAKAIELYGDAGQYDGVVLTNGMLAGGTLNYLHRADLRAVYQYYCNNHPRPDEPQYPLWMGLPENSTLKNKDLEARVNECLGLKLPAAQRSAEQQRKLRNILAVVPVPERSLQSHLNWATFTFRDLIKRVGGRNPFDNRNVAYRGTDDDAALNRGVQRFDADPAAVAQLADDSDLSGKLPVPVITLHAIDDPTALVEYEDVYRSKVAAAGQSARLLQTFTREHEHSKLSDAEYAAVFDSLLEWVSTGRKPGVADVDAACARAASQVLGGCHFDRTYQPKPLFQRVPPRHAAP, encoded by the coding sequence ATGCACAACTGGATTCGCCGCGCCGCCTGCGCGGTACTGGCGCTGTCGGCCGCGCCGCTGTGGGCGCAGGCCATCACGCCCTGCCCGGCCGATCTCGGGCCCATCGCGCAGTGCTATCGCGGCACGGACGCCAACGGCGCCAACTACTGGATTGCGATGCCGCGCCAATGGAACGGCGTGCTCGTGGTGCATGCGCACGGCGGCCCACGCCTTTCCGCCGCCACCAACGACAACAACGTGGAAGACCTGGAACGCTTCGCCATCAATGTGAAGCAGGGCTTTGCCTGGGCGGGTTCGGCTTACCGCCGTCCCGGCTATGGCGTGCGCATGGCCGCCGAGGACACGGAGAACCTGCGCCAGTTCTTCCTGAAGCGTTTCGGCAAGCCGCGCCGCACCATCCTGCACGGCCAGTCCTGGGGCGGCAACGTGGCAGCCAAGGCGATCGAGCTGTATGGCGACGCGGGCCAGTATGACGGTGTCGTGCTCACGAACGGGATGCTGGCGGGCGGCACGCTGAACTACCTGCACCGCGCCGACCTGCGCGCCGTCTACCAGTACTACTGCAACAACCATCCGCGCCCAGACGAGCCCCAGTATCCGCTGTGGATGGGCCTTCCCGAGAACTCCACCTTGAAAAACAAGGACCTGGAAGCGCGCGTCAATGAGTGCCTCGGCCTCAAGCTTCCCGCCGCGCAGCGCAGCGCCGAACAGCAGCGCAAGCTGCGCAATATTCTCGCGGTGGTGCCGGTGCCGGAACGCAGCCTGCAGTCCCACCTGAACTGGGCCACCTTCACCTTCCGCGACCTGATCAAACGCGTGGGCGGGCGCAATCCCTTCGACAACCGCAATGTCGCGTATCGCGGCACGGACGACGATGCAGCCCTGAACCGCGGCGTGCAGCGCTTCGATGCCGATCCCGCCGCCGTGGCCCAGCTGGCGGACGACTCGGACCTGAGCGGCAAGCTCCCCGTCCCCGTCATCACCCTGCACGCCATCGACGACCCCACAGCGCTGGTCGAGTACGAGGACGTCTACCGCAGCAAGGTCGCCGCCGCGGGCCAGAGCGCCCGCTTGCTGCAGACCTTCACCCGCGAGCATGAGCACAGCAAGCTTTCGGACGCCGAATACGCGGCCGTCTTCGACTCGCTCCTGGAATGGGTGTCGACCGGCCGGAAGCCCGGCGTCGCTGACGTGGACGCGGCCTGCGCGCGGGCGGCATCGCAAGTCCTCGGAGGCTGTCACTTCGACCGCACATACCAGCCCAAGCCCCTGTTCCAACGCGTTCCGCCGCGCCACGCGGCTCCCTGA
- a CDS encoding porin, translating into MKRSILTAAVLAALSSHAFAQSGVVVYGSFDGGLRHETNIDPEGSSVTTMSSNGTFRSNRLGFRGSEDIGNGMKVNFVLEAGFNSGTGALNNTNGVLFQREAHVGVSGKYGAIDMGRNYTAAYRTIIAFDPFKYRYPSVTYVLSSTAGTRKDNDIQYTGRFGDWTARAEYALGEQPGSSDNGTTKALGLNYSANGLKAGAVYTKSEQNVGTAANQNYRDFDHYAFGASYELGPVTFAAGHVKQEQATTTRDNTSTWDWVGASYQVTERFDITGALYRNKAYNTKASAAAAVGDSRKDLLMLGVTYELSRRTTLYAELDRTKLEGGFATGGTTKLNQTRQRGMAAGMMHTF; encoded by the coding sequence ATGAAGCGTTCCATCCTCACCGCAGCGGTTCTCGCTGCCCTTTCCAGCCACGCATTCGCCCAGTCGGGCGTGGTGGTGTACGGCTCCTTCGACGGCGGCCTGCGCCACGAAACCAATATCGACCCCGAAGGCAGCAGTGTCACCACCATGAGTTCCAACGGCACCTTCCGCTCCAACCGCCTCGGTTTCCGAGGCAGCGAAGATATCGGCAACGGCATGAAGGTGAACTTCGTGCTGGAGGCAGGCTTCAATTCCGGCACGGGAGCCCTGAACAACACGAACGGCGTGCTGTTCCAGCGCGAAGCGCATGTGGGCGTATCCGGCAAATACGGCGCCATCGACATGGGCCGCAACTACACGGCAGCCTACCGCACCATCATCGCCTTCGATCCCTTCAAGTACCGCTACCCGAGCGTCACCTATGTGCTCTCCTCCACCGCAGGCACGCGCAAGGACAACGACATCCAGTACACCGGCCGCTTCGGCGACTGGACGGCACGCGCCGAATACGCGCTGGGCGAACAGCCGGGCAGCAGCGACAACGGCACCACCAAGGCGCTGGGCCTGAACTACAGCGCCAACGGCCTGAAGGCGGGCGCCGTGTATACCAAGTCCGAACAGAACGTGGGCACGGCCGCCAACCAGAACTACCGCGACTTCGACCACTACGCTTTCGGCGCGTCCTATGAGCTGGGTCCGGTGACCTTCGCTGCCGGCCATGTGAAACAGGAGCAGGCCACCACCACGCGCGACAACACCTCCACCTGGGACTGGGTCGGCGCCAGCTACCAGGTCACGGAGCGCTTCGACATCACGGGCGCCCTCTACCGCAACAAGGCATACAACACCAAGGCCAGCGCAGCAGCCGCCGTCGGCGATTCGCGCAAGGACCTGCTGATGCTGGGCGTGACCTACGAGCTCTCCCGCCGCACCACGCTTTATGCTGAGCTGGACCGCACCAAGCTGGAGGGAGGCTTCGCCACCGGCGGCACGACCAAACTGAACCAGACCCGCCAGCGCGGCATGGCGGCGGGAATGATGCATACTTTCTAA